The Papaver somniferum cultivar HN1 chromosome 6, ASM357369v1, whole genome shotgun sequence genome segment AAATAACAAATatcctaaaaaaatcaaaatccaataAACACCCTTTTAACTCCAAGGACCATAAGCATATTCCTTATCTTTGCGTCAAAACTAACTAATTTTTtaagagagagatagagagatcCGGCAGGCTACACCAAAAGGAAGGAACTTGAGGTTAAGAACGGTGAGTTTGGAATCTCTCTAAACTCTGTTTGATTTAAACTGGAATGTCTTGAATTTTTTCGATCTGTATGTTTAGTTTTTATTGGTCTGGTTATTGTTTTAATCCAAGTGGTTGTTCATTTGTATTAGATTTTGTTAGAGTTGTTGAGTTCCATGGATCATTGTTTGAGGTGAAACCATGCTTTTATTGATGGAATTGAGATTCTTGTAATTTAGATGATTTTTTTGTTTATATTAAATTGAATCTATGTTTGGTTTGTTATGAGTTTTGGTCTGTATGTAATTTAGCTGATTGTtaaatttctcttctttttctagcTAACCAAGTCACCCCGTTTATGTTAATTCAGGGTTTCCTTTTCCCAAGTGATTCCTGATTTATTagtttgatttctttttctaGTTATAATGCTTTTAGGAAATATTGAAGCATATATATATCAGATGGCAAGGTAGGAAAACTCTCAACTTAgttttgtgcaggttattattagTTAAACAAACAACTCCGATACTAGTGTTTGAGCTACCATGGATTATGAAACAGAGACATACACATAATATGATTGGTCAAGTATTAAAGTAGGCAAGGGAAGGAACAACTCTGATACTGGTGTTTCAGCTATCAAGGATGCTAAATGGGTAGTCAAGAAAAGGATCTTGCCACCAGTAGTCAAGGGAAAGAACAACCCTGGTTCTCCAGCTACATGGATAGACAGATACTTCATGAACATAAGATATAGACTTAGATGTGCACGTGATGGTTCCCTAAAAATAACTAGATCTGAAATCAAGGAACCATCAATAGATTTAAAGTCTTCACTTAAGATGTTTTTCCAAGTAGCAGCATGTGATGCACATGACTGGACGGATGTCAACAGAAGTTACCGTGACAGGAGGTCATTCCCTATGTTTCTTGGCCTGTTAAAACTGTCTGGACTGGGAAAGTATGCCTTCAATGAGGTATGCTACTAAGTTCATCATTTGTTTATACCTCGCATCTCTGCCTTTATTCCAATCTCATGTCTCGTGATTTATCATATTGGTACAGGATACATTCTTACAGGACGATGACATGAATATTAGGTACCCGCAAGATAGATATTGGTTACCCCATAAGGTGTCGCCAGATGTTGTGGTTGCAAATAAATACTATGATGGAAGCTTTTCGTTGATGAGACTTTTGCAAAGAATTCGTTCAGAATCTGCCGATCATTTCAGGAAAGAGCAGGTAACTAATATTTACTGCTTTATTTTGCTTTATTTTATTACTGTGGCATGTCTATTTCTCTTGATAGGCTCGGCTGTTGGACTCTTTCCTCGATATCCTCATTAAGATACAGCAGGAGCAGCGGTTTATTTCCAAGAGTTTCTCGGAGCATCTGGAACAATTGAGAAAATCTGGTGAAGTTGCATTTTCTTCCAATCCTTTTAACGATGATGATGGAGATAGGCCCAAGTGTCCTATTATAAGTTCTGATAACACCATGGACTCCTATATGTGGCAACAAAAGGTAAGTTTTTATCATGCTGAAAATTAAGTATGTTTCCAAGTACAAATTACTTAaccttgttttgattgttgatatTTCAGCACCTATTAGATAGTCTGTGTATCATGTCACACGAATCAGTTTGGTTGTTGAAGAAACTCAAGGATTCCCCTTTTACTAGTCCCTCATCCATCCTGGAGTTCAACAAGATTCTTGACATCGTCTTGGTTTTTATTCCAAAGTTCAAGAAATCAAAGGTACGTAAGATTGTACATATATTTCCTGTTTGTTCTCATTAAGACCATTAAATGTTATaaattagttttattattattattcaattaTTGAGTTTTTGTTCTAGGAATTGTTGGATCAATGTCTTCTCATGTTATATGCCCACACTATAAGTTACCCGTTTCAATTGATTGTGGGTAATAATGAAATATTACATAGTTTTAGAGGGTGCATAAAAGATCTCCAGGAGCAAGGTGTTGAAAGAAATTCTCTTGCGGAAACACTGCTCGGATGTTTTGTAGATGTAGTCAATATGTACTACAACCTCGCAGATTTAGGCGATCCATTCGGGGACACCTGTTCTTCCATTTAATATTCCTTTTCTGAGGCTGCCAAACAAACATCAGAGCTGATAAATGAAGCAGTAGATAAACTAAATTCAGTCAGGTTTTCTAATCTTACCGGCGGAGGCTCTCCACTTTGATGTATAGCTTTATGGAGAATTCTATTTGAATCGTCTCTAATTAATCTTCGGTTGGATCTTATATGTAAAAAGCACAGTG includes the following:
- the LOC113289833 gene encoding uncharacterized protein LOC113289833 isoform X2: MNIRYRLRCARDGSLKITRSEIKEPSIDLKSSLKMFFQVAACDAHDWTDVNRSYRDRRSFPMFLGLLKLSGLGKYAFNEDTFLQDDDMNIRYPQDRYWLPHKVSPDVVVANKYYDGSFSLMRLLQRIRSESADHFRKEQQEQRFISKSFSEHLEQLRKSGEVAFSSNPFNDDDGDRPKCPIISSDNTMDSYMWQQKHLLDSLCIMSHESVWLLKKLKDSPFTSPSSILEFNKILDIVLVFIPKFKKSKVKLFGTATNDQLDQIRLSIDELLTVGESVLVEFIAMHKTVAEVSYMLGDDFTTGGAGMRGLSDVTHPCKHNDQLMDFNPEDFPWDKHNVPSSTIDPNSKDFPEDYE
- the LOC113289833 gene encoding uncharacterized protein LOC113289833 isoform X3 — encoded protein: MNIRYRLRCARDGSLKITRSEIKEPSIDLKSSLKMFFQVAACDAHDWTDVNRSYRDRRSFPMFLGLLKLSGLGKYAFNEDTFLQDDDMNIRYPQDRYWLPHKVSPDVVVANKYYDGSFSLMRLLQRIRSESADHFRKEQRFISKSFSEHLEQLRKSGEVAFSSNPFNDDDGDRPKCPIISSDNTMDSYMWQQKHLLDSLCIMSHESVWLLKKLKDSPFTSPSSILEFNKILDIVLVFIPKFKKSKVKLFGTATNDQLDQIRLSIDELLTVGESVLVEFIAMHKTVAEVSYMLGDDFTTGGAGMRGLSDVTHPCKHNDQLMDFNPEDFPWDKHNVPSSTIDPNSKDFPEDYE
- the LOC113289833 gene encoding uncharacterized protein LOC113289833 isoform X1; this translates as MNIRYRLRCARDGSLKITRSEIKEPSIDLKSSLKMFFQVAACDAHDWTDVNRSYRDRRSFPMFLGLLKLSGLGKYAFNEDTFLQDDDMNIRYPQDRYWLPHKVSPDVVVANKYYDGSFSLMRLLQRIRSESADHFRKEQIQQEQRFISKSFSEHLEQLRKSGEVAFSSNPFNDDDGDRPKCPIISSDNTMDSYMWQQKHLLDSLCIMSHESVWLLKKLKDSPFTSPSSILEFNKILDIVLVFIPKFKKSKVKLFGTATNDQLDQIRLSIDELLTVGESVLVEFIAMHKTVAEVSYMLGDDFTTGGAGMRGLSDVTHPCKHNDQLMDFNPEDFPWDKHNVPSSTIDPNSKDFPEDYE